A stretch of Thermoanaerobacter uzonensis DSM 18761 DNA encodes these proteins:
- a CDS encoding Gfo/Idh/MocA family protein: MVKEKLRVGIIGCGGIAFGKHMPSLAKLDNVEMVAFCDIIEERAQKAAKEYGTKDAKVYTDYKKLLEDKTIDVVHVLTPNKSHADITVDALYAGKHVMCEKPMAKTAADARRMVEAYKKTGKKLTIGYQNRFRPDSQYLHKICQNGELGEIYFAKAHAIRRRAVPTWGVFLNEEEQGGGPLIDIGTHALDLTLWMMNNYKPKVVMGSAYYKLGKRANAANAWGPWDPEKFTVEDSAFGFIVMENGATIILESSWALNTLEVGEAMTTLCGTEGGADMRDGLRINGEKFGKLYTTKVSTDVGGVDFYEGKSDDPGFLEAKAWIDCIINDTEPVVKPEEALVVTEILEAIYTSAKTGEPVYFNR, encoded by the coding sequence ATGGTAAAAGAAAAACTTAGAGTAGGAATTATAGGTTGTGGAGGAATTGCTTTTGGCAAACACATGCCCTCTTTGGCAAAACTAGACAATGTTGAAATGGTGGCCTTTTGTGACATCATAGAAGAGAGGGCTCAAAAAGCGGCAAAAGAATATGGTACAAAAGACGCGAAAGTATATACGGATTACAAAAAACTTCTTGAAGATAAAACGATAGATGTGGTTCATGTCTTAACTCCCAACAAGTCTCATGCAGACATAACTGTTGATGCTCTTTATGCAGGAAAACATGTAATGTGTGAGAAGCCTATGGCTAAGACTGCTGCAGATGCCAGAAGAATGGTGGAAGCATATAAGAAAACAGGTAAGAAACTCACTATAGGGTATCAAAATCGATTTAGACCAGATTCTCAATATTTACATAAAATTTGTCAAAATGGTGAACTAGGAGAAATATATTTTGCTAAGGCTCATGCTATACGTCGCCGCGCGGTACCTACATGGGGTGTTTTCTTGAATGAAGAAGAGCAAGGTGGTGGGCCTTTAATCGATATAGGAACACATGCCCTTGATTTGACATTGTGGATGATGAATAACTATAAGCCTAAAGTTGTAATGGGAAGCGCCTACTATAAATTAGGCAAAAGAGCAAATGCTGCGAATGCTTGGGGGCCATGGGATCCTGAAAAGTTCACAGTTGAAGATTCAGCTTTTGGATTTATAGTAATGGAGAATGGAGCTACCATTATATTAGAGTCCAGTTGGGCTTTAAATACTTTAGAGGTTGGCGAGGCTATGACCACTTTGTGTGGAACAGAAGGCGGAGCTGACATGAGAGATGGACTTCGCATAAATGGAGAGAAATTTGGAAAGCTTTATACAACTAAAGTTTCTACTGATGTAGGTGGAGTAGATTTCTATGAAGGTAAATCAGATGACCCAGGATTTTTAGAAGCAAAAGCTTGGATTGATTGCATCATAAACGATACAGAGCCGGTTGTAAAGCCAGAAGAAGCTCTTGTAGTAACTGAGATACTAGAGGCTATTTATACATCTGCGAAAACAGGAGAACCAGTATATTTTAACAGGTAA
- a CDS encoding LacI family DNA-binding transcriptional regulator, with product MANIREVAKRAGVSVATVSRVLNDSDSVSEETKERVLKAIKELNYHPNLLGRNLRRSETKMILALMPNVSNPFYARVVKGIEDVAHKNGYNVMLCNTDSDINREKVYLEILKNRLADGVIFMAPVMGKEELTLIGQNYPVVQCCEYIEGAGVSYVSIDNFSAAYKAVKHLIGLGHERIGMISCENNFVSTKQREAGYKKALEDSGIEFDEKLIKYGDYSFKSGVRAAKQLLAMEERPTAIFAISDIMAIGAIRTIKEEGLKVPEDIAVVGFDDISFASMYDPMLTTISQPKYDLGCVAMELLIKHMSGKLEEPQRIFLEHELIIRESTVK from the coding sequence ATGGCTAATATTAGAGAAGTTGCTAAAAGAGCAGGAGTCTCTGTTGCAACAGTATCAAGAGTTTTAAATGACAGTGACTCGGTGTCTGAAGAAACAAAGGAAAGAGTATTAAAAGCGATAAAAGAATTAAATTATCATCCAAATCTCCTTGGAAGAAATTTAAGACGTTCTGAAACGAAAATGATATTGGCTTTGATGCCTAATGTCTCAAATCCTTTTTATGCAAGGGTTGTAAAAGGAATAGAAGATGTAGCCCATAAAAATGGTTACAATGTAATGCTTTGCAATACTGATTCTGATATTAACAGAGAAAAGGTATACCTTGAAATTTTAAAAAACAGATTGGCGGATGGCGTTATTTTTATGGCGCCTGTGATGGGAAAAGAAGAACTGACATTGATAGGCCAAAATTATCCTGTCGTTCAGTGTTGTGAATACATAGAAGGAGCTGGCGTTTCATATGTATCTATAGACAACTTTTCTGCAGCTTACAAAGCAGTGAAGCATTTGATAGGATTGGGACATGAAAGAATAGGAATGATAAGCTGTGAAAATAACTTTGTATCTACGAAGCAGAGGGAAGCGGGTTATAAAAAAGCTCTTGAAGATTCAGGGATAGAATTTGACGAAAAGCTTATAAAATACGGAGATTACAGCTTTAAAAGCGGAGTAAGAGCAGCGAAACAGCTTTTGGCGATGGAAGAAAGGCCTACTGCTATATTTGCAATCTCTGACATCATGGCTATTGGAGCTATAAGAACGATAAAGGAAGAAGGGCTTAAAGTCCCTGAGGATATAGCGGTTGTAGGCTTTGATGATATAAGCTTTGCTTCTATGTATGACCCTATGCTTACAACTATTTCACAGCCAAAATACGATTTAGGGTGTGTTGCTATGGAACTACTGATAAAACACATGAGTGGCAAATTAGAAGAACCACAGAGGATTTTTTTAGAGCATGAGCTAATAATAAGAGAGTCAACAGTAAAATAA
- a CDS encoding nucleotidyltransferase domain-containing protein, producing MKTIEKIARECAGLVKKEMNIEKVYLYGSYAKSNYTSESDIDIAVIM from the coding sequence ATGAAAACCATAGAAAAGATTGCTAGAGAATGCGCCGGATTAGTCAAAAAAGAAATGAACATTGAGAAAGTTTATTTATATGGTTCTTATGCGAAAAGCAATTATACTAGTGAAAGTGATATTGATATTGCTGTTATTATGTAA
- the amrS gene encoding AmmeMemoRadiSam system radical SAM enzyme yields MVSFTMLKEAMFYKKLENNVVECLLCPHNCRINEGKYGVCNVRKNINGTLVTENYGIITSVAMDPIEKKPLYHFYPGRYIFSVGTYGCNLKCKFCQNWEIAHQKWEGDYISPQELIAAAKRQRDNIGIAFTYNEPLIWYEYVHDGLIEAKKEGLKTVLVTNGYINLEPLKKILPYVDAMNIDVKAYTEDFYKKIVGGGLEPVLKTVEEVSKYCHVEVTNLVVTDLNDKEEEIENLVKWLSQIDKNIPLHFSRYFPNYQMNNPATPIATLQKAYEIGKKYLNFVFVGNVLGFDNNTHCPYCGNLLVERQNWYVNVKGLEGNKCKKCGNSINIIR; encoded by the coding sequence ATGGTATCTTTTACTATGTTAAAAGAGGCTATGTTCTATAAAAAACTAGAGAATAATGTTGTAGAATGTTTGCTATGTCCCCACAATTGCCGTATAAATGAAGGGAAGTACGGAGTCTGCAATGTGAGAAAAAATATAAACGGAACATTAGTGACTGAAAATTACGGAATTATAACCTCTGTAGCAATGGACCCAATTGAGAAAAAGCCTCTTTATCACTTTTATCCAGGCAGATATATATTTTCTGTGGGGACTTATGGCTGCAATTTAAAGTGTAAGTTTTGTCAAAATTGGGAAATAGCACATCAAAAATGGGAGGGAGATTACATCTCTCCCCAAGAATTGATTGCTGCAGCAAAAAGACAAAGAGACAATATAGGGATTGCTTTTACTTACAACGAGCCTTTAATATGGTATGAATATGTACACGATGGATTGATTGAGGCTAAAAAAGAGGGGTTAAAAACTGTACTTGTGACAAACGGATATATAAATTTAGAACCATTAAAAAAGATACTTCCTTATGTAGATGCCATGAACATAGATGTAAAAGCTTATACAGAGGATTTTTATAAAAAGATTGTTGGGGGAGGATTAGAACCCGTTTTAAAGACCGTCGAAGAAGTTTCGAAATATTGCCATGTAGAGGTTACTAATTTAGTTGTTACCGATTTAAATGACAAAGAAGAAGAAATAGAAAACTTAGTAAAATGGCTTTCTCAAATTGACAAAAATATACCATTACATTTTTCAAGATATTTTCCAAATTATCAAATGAATAATCCAGCTACTCCTATAGCTACGCTTCAAAAAGCTTATGAGATAGGGAAAAAATATTTAAATTTTGTCTTTGTAGGGAATGTATTGGGATTTGATAACAATACACATTGTCCTTATTGCGGTAATTTGCTTGTAGAGAGGCAAAACTGGTATGTTAATGTAAAAGGATTGGAAGGCAATAAGTGTAAGAAATGTGGTAACAGTATAAATATAATCAGATAA
- a CDS encoding sugar phosphate isomerase/epimerase family protein, with translation MSIPIALQLYTLREETQKDFIGTLEKVAEIGYEGVEFAGYGGLKASELRKTLDNLGLKAAGSHVGIELLKNNLEEVIDYNLEIGNKYIVCPWNEYKSREDYIETAKLFNKIGEKCREKGLEFCYHNHNHEFEIYDGEYGLDILYKNTDKELVKAEIDAYWVTYAGVDAVEYLKKFSNRLPLIHLKDMDKEDRSFTEIGNGIINFKEVIKIAKENGVKWLIVEQDVCKRPPIESVKISFENLKKILEEEM, from the coding sequence ATGAGTATACCTATAGCACTTCAACTTTACACTTTGAGAGAGGAGACACAAAAAGATTTTATAGGTACTCTTGAAAAGGTTGCGGAAATAGGATACGAAGGAGTGGAGTTTGCAGGATATGGCGGTTTAAAAGCATCAGAATTAAGAAAAACGCTTGATAATTTAGGATTAAAAGCTGCTGGTAGTCATGTAGGAATAGAATTACTTAAAAACAATCTTGAGGAAGTGATAGATTATAACCTTGAAATAGGTAATAAATACATCGTCTGTCCGTGGAATGAGTACAAGTCAAGAGAGGATTATATTGAAACAGCAAAGTTGTTTAATAAAATAGGTGAAAAGTGTAGGGAAAAGGGACTTGAGTTTTGCTATCACAACCACAATCACGAATTTGAAATATACGATGGAGAATATGGACTTGATATACTTTACAAAAATACAGATAAAGAGCTTGTAAAAGCTGAAATCGATGCGTATTGGGTTACATATGCGGGAGTTGATGCGGTAGAATATCTTAAAAAATTCTCCAATAGACTACCTTTAATTCACTTAAAAGACATGGATAAAGAGGACAGGTCTTTTACTGAAATAGGAAATGGAATTATCAATTTTAAAGAAGTAATAAAAATTGCAAAAGAAAATGGAGTTAAATGGTTAATTGTTGAACAGGATGTGTGTAAAAGACCTCCAATTGAAAGTGTGAAAATTAGTTTTGAAAATTTAAAAAAGATTTTAGAGGAGGAAATGTAA
- a CDS encoding type II toxin-antitoxin system HicA family toxin has product MPTWRELKRFCERDGWELYKQTDHYFYVKRDKNGNIRRTKVSMGSGEIPKYLWKEILKNQLQVSEEYFNSKI; this is encoded by the coding sequence ATGCCAACATGGAGAGAATTAAAGCGTTTTTGTGAAAGAGACGGTTGGGAGTTATACAAACAAACGGATCATTATTTCTACGTTAAACGTGATAAAAATGGCAATATTAGACGGACAAAAGTTTCAATGGGAAGTGGTGAAATTCCAAAATATTTATGGAAAGAGATTTTAAAAAATCAGCTTCAAGTTTCAGAGGAATATTTTAACAGCAAAATATAG
- a CDS encoding Gfo/Idh/MocA family protein produces MGKLKYACVGAGSVADYKHLNGYSKVEDVEIVAISDPDIEAAKRLAEKYNIPHVYTDYEEMFAREKLDLISVCTPNYLHAPISIKAMEKGIHVHCEKPITLNAKEAYEVIESKNKYKRKFMIGLNNRFTNESFFVKRYIEEGYIGEIYHVKTGWRRRRGIPGKGGWFTNKKLSGGGPLIDLGVHFLDLVLYFMGYPEVQSVSSATYSKFSNSNSLNSWNYAKSGDGIYDVEDMAVGFVRLKNGATIDFEFSWASNIEGDYNYYEILGDKGGIWFKNGQLKVFSEIIDTLIDIVPDTNYPKSPLNEFEHFVNCIKNDKEPLASAEEGAKLMEIIGGAYESAEKGKEIVLG; encoded by the coding sequence ATGGGAAAACTTAAATATGCATGTGTTGGTGCAGGGTCAGTTGCTGATTACAAACACTTAAATGGTTATTCAAAAGTAGAAGATGTTGAAATTGTAGCCATATCTGATCCGGATATAGAGGCTGCAAAAAGATTAGCGGAAAAGTACAATATACCTCATGTTTATACAGATTATGAAGAAATGTTTGCAAGAGAAAAACTAGACCTTATAAGCGTATGTACTCCTAATTATTTACATGCGCCTATTTCTATAAAAGCGATGGAAAAGGGAATTCATGTGCATTGTGAAAAACCTATAACTCTAAATGCAAAAGAAGCTTATGAGGTCATTGAATCAAAAAATAAATACAAAAGGAAGTTTATGATAGGATTAAATAATAGGTTTACAAATGAATCTTTCTTTGTAAAAAGATATATAGAGGAAGGGTATATAGGCGAAATATACCATGTAAAGACTGGCTGGAGGAGAAGGAGAGGTATTCCTGGAAAAGGCGGATGGTTTACAAATAAGAAATTGTCTGGAGGAGGCCCTCTAATTGACCTGGGAGTACATTTTTTAGACTTAGTCTTGTATTTCATGGGATACCCAGAGGTGCAATCTGTGTCATCAGCTACTTATTCTAAGTTTTCAAATAGCAACAGTTTAAACAGCTGGAATTATGCAAAAAGCGGGGATGGAATTTACGATGTGGAGGATATGGCAGTAGGCTTTGTAAGGCTTAAAAATGGTGCCACAATTGACTTTGAATTCAGCTGGGCTTCCAACATTGAGGGAGATTACAATTACTATGAAATTTTAGGTGATAAAGGTGGCATATGGTTTAAAAACGGACAGCTTAAAGTATTTTCGGAAATTATTGATACATTGATTGACATAGTTCCCGACACCAATTATCCAAAATCGCCTTTAAATGAATTTGAACATTTTGTTAACTGTATAAAAAATGACAAAGAGCCTTTGGCTTCTGCTGAAGAAGGGGCAAAACTCATGGAAATAATAGGAGGTGCCTATGAATCAGCTGAAAAAGGTAAGGAAATAGTTTTAGGTTAA
- the amrA gene encoding AmmeMemoRadiSam system protein A, with the protein MGVLLSCYLMPHPPIIVPEIGRGEEKKIQRTIDSLNTVSSNIKEKKPDTIIVVTPHGYVFRDAVAVTVFSSLEGDLGQFGARGVRFEFENDLELVEKIVEESRKRDIPIAEVDDELAKKYVLPKKLDHGTIVPLYFVTKHYATFKLIHISYGFLPFEQLYEFGIAINKAIMESNKKVVFIASGDLSHKLTPNSPNGYTPKGEVFDKKLLDLLSEMKVEEIIGMDKGLIEEAAECGFRSVCVMLGVLDGYEVKAKVLSHEGPFGVGYGVAQFEVDQYKETSLLEKLYNLKRQRIEEIRQKEDHYVKLARESLEYYVKYRKPMPVPEGLPEEMYTKRAGVFVSLHKDGELRGCIGTVVPQRKNIAEEIIKNAISAGFEDPRFEPVEEYELKDIEYSVDVLTPPQPVKSKKELNPKKYGVIVRKGYRSGLLLPDLEGVDTVEEQISIALRKAGISPDEDYTIEKFEVERHK; encoded by the coding sequence ATGGGAGTTTTGTTGTCTTGTTATCTCATGCCTCATCCACCTATAATCGTACCTGAAATAGGGAGAGGAGAAGAAAAAAAGATTCAAAGGACGATAGATTCACTTAATACTGTTTCAAGCAACATAAAAGAAAAAAAGCCTGATACAATAATAGTTGTCACTCCTCATGGATACGTTTTTAGAGATGCTGTGGCAGTGACTGTTTTTTCTAGTTTAGAAGGAGACCTTGGACAGTTTGGTGCAAGAGGTGTAAGGTTTGAATTTGAGAATGATTTAGAACTTGTTGAAAAAATTGTAGAAGAATCTAGAAAGAGAGATATACCTATTGCAGAAGTAGATGATGAATTAGCCAAAAAATATGTGCTTCCCAAAAAGCTTGATCACGGAACTATTGTACCTTTATATTTTGTGACAAAACATTATGCTACTTTCAAATTAATTCATATTTCCTATGGCTTTTTGCCCTTTGAACAACTTTACGAATTTGGAATTGCAATAAACAAAGCAATAATGGAATCAAACAAAAAAGTTGTTTTTATCGCCAGTGGGGATTTATCTCACAAATTGACCCCCAATAGTCCAAATGGCTATACGCCAAAGGGAGAAGTTTTTGACAAAAAACTTCTAGACTTGCTTTCTGAGATGAAGGTAGAAGAAATAATTGGAATGGACAAAGGCTTAATTGAAGAAGCCGCAGAGTGTGGGTTTAGGTCTGTTTGCGTCATGTTGGGAGTTCTTGATGGTTATGAGGTCAAAGCGAAAGTATTATCCCATGAAGGGCCATTTGGCGTAGGATATGGTGTTGCGCAATTTGAAGTGGATCAGTATAAGGAAACAAGCCTTTTAGAAAAGTTATACAATCTAAAAAGACAGAGAATTGAAGAAATAAGGCAAAAAGAAGACCACTATGTGAAACTTGCAAGGGAAAGCCTTGAATATTATGTGAAATATAGAAAACCAATGCCAGTTCCAGAAGGTTTGCCTGAAGAAATGTATACAAAAAGAGCAGGAGTATTTGTCTCTCTTCATAAAGATGGGGAACTTAGAGGATGCATAGGTACAGTAGTTCCACAGAGAAAGAATATAGCAGAAGAAATAATAAAAAATGCCATAAGTGCAGGTTTTGAAGATCCTCGCTTTGAACCTGTAGAGGAGTATGAACTGAAGGATATTGAGTATTCAGTGGATGTTTTGACACCTCCTCAACCTGTTAAATCAAAAAAAGAGCTTAACCCCAAAAAATATGGAGTAATAGTGAGGAAAGGCTATCGTTCAGGATTGCTTTTACCTGACTTAGAAGGAGTAGACACTGTTGAAGAACAAATTTCTATTGCTTTGAGAAAAGCTGGAATTAGTCCAGATGAGGATTATACAATAGAAAAATTTGAAGTTGAAAGACATAAATAG